The region AACATTGCCAGCACCCCGGCTATCCAGGCCGCGTTGAATGCGCGCCAATCGCCCGAAGCGCCCACCGCGGCCACCAGCGCGGCACCGGAGGCCGCAGCCAGGCACCCTGCCGGCGATATGCCCCCGGAGGTGCCCGGGGGCACCCGCTGCCATGTGGTAATCAGCCGTGGCGGATGGGGGCTCAGCATCCCCAGCTCTGTGCCCCAGGTGTCGGCGGCGGACGATGCCAGGGAGCCGAGGAACGCGGCGGGCAGCACCAGCCGGAGGTGGCCTGCGCCGATCCCGGTTTCCCACAGAACGCAGATTGCGGCTGCCACGCCGCCGCTCCCCAGAACCTGCATCGCGTCTCGCCCTCGGCCCCGGTGTTCGGGCTGGGCCTTTCTCCCGCGCCCGAGCGCGGTCAGCGCGGTCCCTGAGACGAAGAACGCGACCAGCGCCCCTGCCCAGGCCCAGCCTCCGAATCCGAGCACCGCAGCCCCCACGATTGCAGCGGCAACGGCCCCATCCCATGTCAGCCAGCGGCAGCGCCACCCGAGAGCG is a window of bacterium DNA encoding:
- a CDS encoding DUF92 domain-containing protein, which gives rise to MIALIAAAALAALGWRCRWLTWDGAVAAAIVGAAVLGFGGWAWAGALVAFFVSGTALTALGRGRKAQPEHRGRGRDAMQVLGSGGVAAAICVLWETGIGAGHLRLVLPAAFLGSLASSAADTWGTELGMLSPHPPRLITTWQRVPPGTSGGISPAGCLAAASGAALVAAVGASGDWRAFNAAWIAGVLAMFLDSALGATVQASFVRRDGSVGEDREPGGRLVRGVAWITNSVVNLFATLAGALFAALIYGR